TTTATTATTAATTACAACTACTATTTCTGGATTAATTTTAGGAGGTTTTATTGGGTATTTACTAGGTAAGTTAAACCTTAAAAAAGCAACGGATGTTTTAGAAAAAGAAAACAATACGCTTAATGCAACTATTGCAAATTTAGAGGTTCAAAAAAATGAAAAAGAGAAAATAGTTACGCAACAAAAAGAAGATTTATTATTACGAATAAAAAATCAAACAAAAGAAACAGAAGAAATTCGTAGAGAAAAAGAGTTTTTAAATATTGAATTAGCTAGAAAGAATGAAGAGTTTAAAAATTTGCAGTTAAAATTAAATGAGAATAAAGAAGAGGTAGAAAAATTACAAGAAAAGTTCACCAAAGAATTTGAGAATTTAGCAAATAAAATATTAGATGAAAAATCAAATAAATTTACACTTCAAAATAAAGAGAACATTCAGAACATTTTAAATCCTCTTCAAGAAAAAATAAAAATATTTGAAGATAAAGTTGATAAAACTCATAAAGAAAGTATTGATTATCATTCTGCATTACGCCAACAGATTCTTGGTTTAAAAGAAATGAATCAGCAAATGAGTAAAGAGACTATCAATTTAACAAAAGCATTAAAAGGTGATAGTAAAACTCAAGGGAACTGGGGAGAGTTGGTATTGGAGCGTGTTTTAGAAAAATCTGGTTTAGAAAAAGATAGAGAATATTTTGTACAACAATCATTTACCAATGATGAAGGTAAACGAATTTTACCTGATGTTGTTATTCATTTACCAGACAATAAGAAGATGATT
This genomic stretch from Tenacibaculum sp. Bg11-29 harbors:
- the rmuC gene encoding DNA recombination protein RmuC; the encoded protein is MSTTLLLITTTISGLILGGFIGYLLGKLNLKKATDVLEKENNTLNATIANLEVQKNEKEKIVTQQKEDLLLRIKNQTKETEEIRREKEFLNIELARKNEEFKNLQLKLNENKEEVEKLQEKFTKEFENLANKILDEKSNKFTLQNKENIQNILNPLQEKIKIFEDKVDKTHKESIDYHSALRQQILGLKEMNQQMSKETINLTKALKGDSKTQGNWGELVLERVLEKSGLEKDREYFVQQSFTNDEGKRILPDVVIHLPDNKKMIVDSKVSLTAYEQFVNTDDDLDRERFLTAHLNSLKRHIAQLSEKKYEDIYKISSPDFVLLFVPIEPAFAVALNQDNSLYNKAFEKNIVIVTPTTLLATLRTIDTMWNNEKQQRNALEIARQAGALYDKFDGLLQDLIGIGKKIDASKADYNSAMNKLVDGRGNLITSVEKLKKMGAKAKKALPQNIIERAQDND